A region from the Microcella frigidaquae genome encodes:
- a CDS encoding HAD-IA family hydrolase, whose product MTPRSAERGTHHLDAVYDAVLFDMDGVVTNTAAIHAAAWKQLFDEVLRDPRVQVDDPETTFDPVADYRRYVDGRTREDGVSAYLTARGIALDAGDPGDPPTAWTIAGLAARKNELFLAELGTRGLRVYPGTVALLHRLRSAAVPVGLVTASRNAQQMLAAAGLAGCFDTVVDGRIALSHHLKGKPDPAMFVEAARRLGVAAARTAVVEDSVAGVAAGRRGGFGFVVGIDRAGAREQLEAAGADLVLADVAELDLGVSTTDPWRLVYDGFDPAHEGHREALTALGNGYLATRGARPEHHDDGIHYPGTYLAGVYNRLASTIHGRELEEEHLVNTPNWLPVDLRLGDGPWLSTGQVVTHSERRELDLRRGLVVRRAVLTGPNGDRLDFVQTTFTSLDEPHLAVLETTLTAPDWSGTVTLRAGIDAGVRNSNVAAYLGSDATHLTQPTFRQVGDTTLCEVWTRQSRVHIATAVRSTLTGTDGATDHRIDTPSPHTRELRIPLEQGRPVTLTKTAAIYTSHDRAISEPGGAALTLLTVRGGDVEALRERHAAAWRRLWERFAVTLDADTHSRLILNLHVFHLLQTLSPHTVELDAGVPARGLHGEGYRGHVFWDEVFVLPVIALRTPEISRALIDYRWRRLDAARAAATAAGLRGALFPWQSGSDGREETPEALYNPRSGRWMPDNSYRQRHVGLAIAYNAWQHYQATGDLEWLAERGGELIIEVTRLFASLAEHDSATDRFHIAGVMGPDEFHDGAADSPGSGLRDNTYTNVLVSWVATRAAQTLALLNGHSGEILRDRLRVTDEEVEGWARLSTRLAVGFHRDGILTQFDGYESLRELDWDHYREEYGNIGRLDLILESENDSTNRYKLAKQPDVVMLVYLLGHDGLRAQLATLGYPFSEQDLTRTVEYYLARTANGSTLSRVVNASVLAGIDPSRSWIAFREALIADLDDSQGGTTREGIHLGAMAGTIDLPVRSFAGMALGDDELVFAPRLPPNLTRVGFQIRYRGHLVDVMLRDRSLELRVHAGSAPAIHVRVGAVAVPISAGQTKTFAIGPGTSARDATNRGGGLD is encoded by the coding sequence ATGACTCCGCGGTCGGCAGAGCGCGGGACTCACCACCTCGATGCCGTCTACGACGCGGTGCTGTTCGACATGGACGGCGTGGTCACGAACACCGCCGCGATCCATGCCGCCGCGTGGAAGCAGCTGTTCGACGAGGTGCTGCGAGACCCGCGTGTGCAGGTGGACGACCCCGAGACGACCTTCGACCCGGTCGCCGACTACCGCCGCTATGTGGATGGGCGAACCCGCGAGGACGGGGTATCGGCGTACCTGACGGCCCGTGGGATCGCCCTGGATGCCGGAGATCCCGGAGACCCACCAACGGCGTGGACGATCGCGGGGCTCGCGGCGCGCAAGAACGAGCTGTTCCTGGCGGAGCTGGGCACCCGCGGGCTGCGCGTCTATCCGGGCACCGTGGCGCTGCTGCATCGCCTGCGGAGCGCGGCCGTTCCGGTCGGGCTGGTCACCGCGAGCCGGAACGCGCAGCAGATGCTCGCCGCCGCAGGACTGGCCGGCTGCTTCGACACCGTGGTGGACGGCCGGATCGCGCTCTCGCATCACCTGAAAGGCAAGCCGGATCCCGCCATGTTCGTCGAGGCAGCCCGGCGACTGGGTGTCGCTGCGGCCCGCACCGCGGTCGTCGAGGACTCGGTCGCCGGCGTGGCGGCCGGGAGGCGCGGAGGGTTCGGCTTCGTCGTCGGCATCGACCGCGCCGGAGCGCGGGAGCAGCTCGAGGCCGCGGGCGCCGACCTCGTCCTGGCCGATGTCGCCGAGCTCGACCTGGGCGTCTCCACCACGGATCCGTGGCGGCTGGTCTACGATGGCTTCGACCCCGCGCACGAAGGGCACCGGGAGGCGCTCACCGCGCTGGGCAACGGCTACCTGGCCACCCGGGGCGCCCGGCCCGAGCACCACGACGACGGCATCCACTATCCCGGCACCTACCTCGCGGGGGTGTACAACCGGCTGGCGAGCACCATCCACGGGCGCGAGCTCGAGGAGGAGCATCTCGTCAACACTCCCAACTGGCTTCCGGTGGACCTCCGCCTCGGAGACGGGCCGTGGCTGTCCACCGGCCAGGTCGTGACGCACAGCGAACGACGCGAGCTCGACCTGCGCCGCGGCCTGGTCGTCCGCCGCGCGGTCCTCACCGGTCCGAACGGGGATCGACTCGACTTCGTGCAGACGACGTTCACCTCCCTGGACGAGCCTCACCTGGCCGTGCTGGAAACCACGCTCACCGCCCCCGACTGGAGCGGCACGGTCACCCTCCGCGCCGGGATCGACGCCGGGGTGCGCAACAGCAACGTGGCCGCGTATCTCGGATCGGACGCCACCCACCTCACGCAGCCGACGTTCCGCCAGGTCGGCGACACCACCCTCTGCGAGGTGTGGACCCGGCAGAGCCGGGTCCACATCGCCACCGCCGTCCGCTCGACCCTCACCGGAACCGACGGCGCGACCGATCACCGCATCGACACGCCATCGCCGCACACCCGGGAGCTGCGCATCCCTCTGGAGCAGGGTCGACCGGTCACCCTCACCAAGACGGCCGCGATCTACACCTCCCACGATCGGGCCATCAGCGAGCCGGGTGGTGCCGCCCTGACCCTGCTCACCGTACGCGGTGGCGACGTCGAGGCGCTGCGGGAACGCCACGCGGCGGCGTGGCGGCGACTCTGGGAACGCTTCGCGGTCACCCTGGACGCCGACACGCACAGCCGACTCATCCTGAACCTGCACGTCTTCCACCTGCTCCAGACCCTCTCGCCGCACACCGTCGAGCTCGACGCCGGGGTGCCCGCCCGCGGCCTGCACGGCGAGGGGTATCGGGGGCACGTCTTCTGGGACGAGGTGTTCGTCCTGCCCGTGATCGCTCTGCGCACGCCCGAGATCAGCCGGGCGCTGATCGACTACCGCTGGCGGCGACTGGACGCCGCCCGCGCCGCGGCGACCGCCGCCGGACTCCGCGGAGCCCTCTTCCCCTGGCAGAGCGGCAGCGACGGTCGCGAGGAGACGCCCGAGGCGCTCTACAACCCGCGCTCCGGTCGGTGGATGCCGGACAACTCCTACCGTCAACGCCACGTCGGCCTCGCCATCGCCTACAACGCCTGGCAGCACTACCAGGCCACCGGCGACCTCGAGTGGCTCGCCGAACGCGGCGGCGAGCTCATCATCGAGGTCACCCGCCTGTTCGCCTCGCTCGCCGAGCACGACAGCGCCACCGACCGCTTCCACATCGCCGGGGTGATGGGACCCGACGAGTTCCATGACGGCGCCGCGGACTCTCCCGGCAGCGGCCTGCGCGACAACACGTACACCAACGTCCTCGTCTCGTGGGTCGCCACGAGAGCGGCCCAGACACTCGCCCTGCTCAACGGGCACAGCGGCGAGATCCTCCGCGACCGGCTCCGCGTCACCGACGAGGAGGTCGAGGGATGGGCCCGGCTCAGCACACGACTGGCGGTGGGGTTCCACCGCGACGGCATCCTCACCCAGTTCGACGGCTATGAGAGCCTGCGGGAGCTGGACTGGGACCACTACCGCGAGGAGTACGGGAACATCGGCCGGCTCGATCTCATCCTCGAGTCCGAGAACGACAGCACCAACCGGTACAAGCTCGCCAAGCAGCCCGACGTCGTCATGCTGGTCTACCTGCTCGGTCACGACGGGCTCCGGGCGCAGCTCGCCACGCTCGGCTACCCGTTCTCCGAGCAGGACCTGACCCGCACGGTCGAGTACTACCTCGCGCGCACCGCCAACGGGTCGACGCTCAGCCGAGTCGTGAACGCCTCCGTCCTGGCCGGCATCGACCCGTCCCGCTCCTGGATCGCGTTCCGCGAGGCGCTGATCGCCGATCTCGACGACTCCCAGGGCGGCACCACCCGCGAAGGGATCCACCTCGGCGCGATGGCCGGCACCATCGACCTGCCCGTCCGCTCCTTCGCCGGCATGGCCCTCGGTGACGACGAGCTCGTCTTCGCCCCCCGACTGCCGCCGAACCTCACCCGGGTCGGGTTCCAGATCCGATACCGCGGCCACCTCGTCGACGTGATGCTCCGTGACCGCAGCCTGGAGCTTCGCGTGCACGCCGGCTCAGCACCCGCGATCCACGTGCGCGTCGGCGCGGTCGCCGTGCCGATCTCGGCCGGACAGACCAAGACGTTCGCGATCGGCCCGGGCACCTCGGCCCGCGACGCGACCAACCGCGGAGGAGGCCTCGACTGA
- a CDS encoding ABC1 kinase family protein: protein MSTHRSRYRRIATILEHHGLGLGLGLLGLEKWIPFNKGVLGHARRDEPYTSPEHLRLALEELGPTFIKLGQLLSTRNDLLPAAYLAELVKLQDAAPPEAWEPMKAVIREELGADPEQLFAQFDPQPLAAASIGQAYAATLHDGTQVVVKVRRPGAVAQIHEDLEILQNLAERADKRWDAARQYNLPGIVEEFSRTLRAELDYLQEGRNAERFAADFADSPDVAVPQVFWETTTSRVLTLERMHGIRVDDLPALDAAGIDRNQLARRGADLILTMVFENRFFHADPHPGNLFIQTDGSIALIDFGMVGQLDEEVTEQLSDVLLAFTRGDSNALATALLALSITKNTSDRGELGRSLDVFVSRYLGRPLSDINLSHLLGELLALLRHHHLQLPQQTALLFKVLMMGEALAARLDPEFEMLQALTPFSERIVQRQFSLPALAKRWAQASADAGALLLELPGTLKQLRRVLENGGLEVHLRAAELEPLVGRAERIGNRLIAGMITAALISGIGELVSGNTRWRSREGVMIGAGASVVTALGGYLLWTTRRRR, encoded by the coding sequence ATGAGCACGCATCGGAGCCGGTATCGGCGCATCGCCACCATCCTCGAGCACCACGGACTCGGGCTCGGCCTCGGGCTGCTCGGACTGGAGAAGTGGATTCCCTTCAACAAAGGCGTTCTCGGGCATGCGCGCCGGGACGAGCCCTACACCAGTCCGGAACACCTCCGACTCGCCCTCGAGGAGCTCGGACCGACCTTCATCAAACTCGGCCAGCTGCTGTCCACCCGCAACGACCTGCTGCCCGCCGCTTACCTCGCCGAGTTGGTCAAGCTTCAGGACGCCGCGCCGCCCGAGGCCTGGGAGCCGATGAAAGCGGTGATCCGCGAGGAGCTCGGCGCCGACCCCGAACAGCTCTTCGCACAGTTCGACCCGCAACCGCTGGCCGCCGCGTCGATCGGGCAGGCATACGCCGCGACCCTTCACGACGGCACCCAGGTCGTCGTGAAGGTCCGCCGCCCCGGAGCGGTCGCCCAGATCCACGAAGACCTGGAGATCCTGCAGAACCTCGCCGAGCGCGCCGACAAGCGGTGGGATGCCGCCCGCCAGTACAACCTGCCGGGCATCGTCGAGGAGTTCTCCCGCACGCTGCGCGCCGAGCTCGACTATCTGCAGGAGGGCCGGAACGCGGAGCGGTTCGCCGCCGACTTCGCCGACTCACCCGACGTCGCCGTCCCTCAGGTGTTCTGGGAGACGACCACGTCACGCGTGCTGACCCTGGAACGGATGCACGGCATCCGAGTCGACGACCTGCCCGCTCTGGACGCGGCCGGCATCGACCGGAACCAGCTGGCCAGGCGAGGCGCAGACCTCATCCTCACCATGGTGTTCGAGAACCGCTTCTTCCACGCCGACCCGCACCCGGGCAACCTGTTCATCCAAACCGACGGATCCATCGCCCTCATCGACTTCGGCATGGTCGGCCAACTCGACGAAGAGGTCACCGAGCAGCTCTCCGACGTGCTGCTCGCCTTCACCCGCGGAGACTCCAACGCGCTCGCCACCGCCCTGCTCGCGCTCTCGATCACCAAGAACACCTCCGACCGCGGCGAGCTCGGCCGCTCCCTGGACGTCTTCGTGTCGCGGTATCTCGGACGCCCCCTGTCCGACATTAACCTCAGCCACCTGCTCGGAGAGCTGCTCGCCCTGCTGCGACACCACCACCTCCAGCTGCCGCAGCAGACCGCTCTGCTGTTCAAGGTCCTGATGATGGGCGAGGCACTGGCGGCACGGCTCGACCCCGAGTTCGAGATGCTGCAGGCGCTCACCCCCTTCTCGGAGCGGATCGTGCAGCGACAGTTCTCCCTCCCCGCCCTGGCGAAACGCTGGGCACAGGCATCCGCGGATGCCGGAGCACTGCTGCTCGAGCTGCCCGGAACACTCAAGCAGCTCCGGCGGGTGCTGGAGAACGGCGGCCTCGAGGTGCACCTGCGCGCGGCCGAACTGGAACCGCTCGTGGGACGGGCTGAACGGATCGGCAATCGCCTGATCGCCGGCATGATCACCGCCGCCCTGATCAGCGGCATCGGCGAACTCGTCAGCGGGAACACGAGATGGCGCTCGCGGGAAGGCGTCATGATCGGCGCCGGCGCGAGCGTGGTCACCGCACTCGGCGGCTACCTGCTCTGGACCACGCGGCGACGGCGATGA
- a CDS encoding type II glyceraldehyde-3-phosphate dehydrogenase has translation MNTIRVGVNGYGVIGKRVADAVLLQSDMDLVGVADIATDWRIKSAANRLPVFASTIEAQQAMRGADVPAQGVLDDLLAQCDVVVDTTPKDVAAGNLERYRALGVKAVLQGGESHSTTGHSFVAQANYASAIGRDSTRVVSCNTTSIVRILGALDAAGLLLRARGVLIRRATDPWESHLGGIMNTMVPEPTIPSHQGPDAQTVLPGLDVVTIAAKGAHTQTHSHYWTLQLTREATRDEVLDALRAAPRIAFIRMSDGLVALNSTVELMRDLGRPRGDMWEVAVWEDLVTVNGSEAYLAYQVYNEAIVVPETIDAIRALTGTVPDAATSIRLTDESLGMRQDFLTPAEEPDHDR, from the coding sequence ATGAACACCATTCGAGTCGGCGTCAACGGCTACGGCGTCATCGGCAAGCGCGTCGCCGACGCGGTCCTGCTGCAGTCGGACATGGACCTGGTCGGCGTCGCGGACATCGCCACCGACTGGCGGATCAAGTCCGCAGCGAACCGCCTGCCCGTGTTCGCCTCCACCATCGAGGCGCAGCAGGCCATGCGGGGCGCCGACGTGCCCGCACAGGGAGTGCTCGACGACCTTCTCGCGCAGTGCGACGTCGTCGTCGACACCACCCCCAAGGATGTGGCAGCGGGAAACCTGGAGCGCTACCGCGCCCTCGGCGTCAAGGCAGTGCTCCAAGGGGGCGAGTCCCACTCCACCACCGGCCACTCCTTCGTCGCCCAAGCCAACTACGCCAGCGCCATCGGCAGGGACAGCACCCGGGTGGTCTCCTGCAACACCACCAGCATCGTGCGGATCCTCGGCGCGCTGGATGCGGCCGGACTCCTGCTGCGCGCCCGCGGGGTGCTCATCCGCCGCGCCACCGACCCGTGGGAATCGCACCTCGGCGGGATCATGAACACGATGGTCCCAGAACCGACCATCCCCTCTCATCAGGGCCCCGACGCACAGACCGTGCTCCCCGGACTCGATGTCGTCACCATCGCCGCCAAAGGCGCCCACACGCAGACCCACAGCCACTACTGGACGCTGCAACTGACCCGGGAGGCGACCCGCGACGAGGTGCTGGACGCCCTGCGCGCCGCGCCCCGCATCGCGTTCATCCGGATGTCCGACGGCCTGGTCGCCCTCAACTCCACCGTCGAGCTGATGCGCGATCTCGGCCGCCCCCGGGGAGACATGTGGGAGGTCGCCGTGTGGGAGGACCTGGTCACCGTGAACGGCAGCGAGGCCTACCTCGCCTACCAGGTCTACAACGAGGCCATCGTCGTGCCCGAGACGATCGACGCGATCCGCGCGCTGACGGGCACCGTCCCCGACGCCGCGACCTCGATCCGCCTCACCGACGAGAGCCTCGGCATGCGCCAGGACTTCCTCACACCGGCGGAGGAGCCCGACCATGACCGGTGA
- a CDS encoding DUF2933 domain-containing protein has product MTGDHQPPADHPGEGDPRRRMPVTAWLIIGISVLGIAIYLFIDHLPHVVAVLPYVAIIGMAAMHLFGHRHHTGAHDSNHRRHGGDSGTDTRESS; this is encoded by the coding sequence ATGACCGGTGACCACCAACCGCCCGCCGACCATCCCGGCGAAGGCGACCCGCGGCGACGGATGCCTGTGACGGCGTGGCTGATCATCGGGATCTCCGTGCTCGGGATCGCGATCTACCTGTTCATCGACCACCTTCCCCACGTCGTCGCAGTGCTGCCCTACGTCGCGATCATCGGCATGGCCGCCATGCACCTGTTCGGCCACCGCCACCACACCGGCGCCCACGACTCGAATCATCGACGCCACGGGGGCGACAGCGGGACCGACACGCGAGAGTCGTCGTGA
- a CDS encoding EamA family transporter, which translates to MNTVVRPLADASRHGHPRPLRMLWVTLAWGSCFVAITVGLQDAPPLWLAALRALIAGVALATVAGIQRAPLPRDPKTWALIGCLGLVNIALAFATMFVAATGLSTGIASVLANAQPILILLPAWWLYRERPTPAAIAAIGLGFTGLLIIVLPSGLGTGAWLSLTSAAAITAGTLIGRIVHADVRIVAAAQLLIGGAILAGTAAVTEGPPTIDWNIQFILTLLFLSLVGTAATTVAWFTEIGRARLDLLAAWTLLVPVFATLLSLLILREDPGLWGWIGTVIVLIAMALLAIGSRRSEPSAVTATGNRAPRASADHATSDPDGLPDENHGPRSRPERKQR; encoded by the coding sequence GTGAACACCGTCGTCCGCCCCCTCGCGGACGCCAGCCGGCACGGGCACCCCCGACCGCTGCGGATGCTGTGGGTCACGCTCGCCTGGGGGTCGTGCTTCGTCGCGATCACCGTCGGCCTGCAAGACGCCCCGCCGCTGTGGCTCGCGGCACTGCGAGCCCTCATCGCCGGGGTCGCGCTCGCAACCGTCGCCGGCATCCAGCGGGCACCTCTTCCCCGCGACCCGAAGACATGGGCACTGATCGGCTGCCTCGGACTGGTGAACATCGCCCTGGCATTCGCGACGATGTTCGTCGCCGCCACCGGACTGTCGACCGGGATTGCCTCGGTGCTCGCCAACGCGCAGCCAATCCTGATCCTGCTGCCCGCGTGGTGGCTCTACCGCGAGCGTCCCACCCCGGCCGCGATCGCCGCGATCGGCCTGGGCTTCACCGGCCTACTCATCATCGTCCTTCCCTCCGGGCTCGGCACCGGAGCGTGGCTCTCACTGACCTCCGCCGCCGCGATCACCGCAGGCACCCTCATCGGACGGATCGTGCACGCAGACGTCCGAATCGTGGCGGCAGCTCAGCTGCTCATCGGAGGTGCGATCCTCGCCGGCACCGCAGCCGTCACAGAAGGGCCGCCCACGATCGACTGGAACATCCAGTTCATCCTCACCCTGCTGTTCCTATCACTGGTCGGCACCGCCGCCACCACGGTCGCCTGGTTCACCGAGATCGGACGTGCCCGGCTCGACCTCCTCGCCGCGTGGACGCTGCTCGTGCCGGTCTTCGCTACCCTGCTGTCGCTGCTGATCCTGCGCGAGGACCCGGGCCTGTGGGGCTGGATCGGGACCGTGATCGTGCTGATCGCAATGGCGTTGCTCGCCATCGGATCCAGGCGCTCAGAGCCCTCGGCCGTCACGGCAACCGGCAATCGTGCCCCACGAGCCTCCGCCGATCATGCGACGTCCGACCCGGACGGCCTCCCTGACGAAAACCACGGCCCGCGCTCCCGGCCGGAAAGGAAACAACGATGA
- a CDS encoding multicopper oxidase family protein produces MNPSPAPRPRFLLTRRGFLGVSIGAVATVALASCAPAANWVQPDGAQVQGAERRRGGTGKVTTATLTAAPTVLDLAGATAPTWAFGSVPAPVIRLGAGDTLKATVRNQLEADTSVHWHGLALRNDMDGVPPVTQQPIKAGASFDYEFIAPDPGTYWFHPHVGVQLDRGLYGALIVEDPAEPGGYEDEWVIILDDWLDGVTATPDDVLDELSAGMGDMGGMGDMFMRMGNTLMGATSDLLGGDAGDVYYPLYLVNGKPPADPTQFTGRAGEKVRLRIINVGSDTAFRLAIGGHTLTITHTDGFPVEPVEVDSILIGMGERYDAIITLDDGAFPLIAQAEGKRDRGFAVIRTGSTAAAPTADVSIPELTSSRIGTARLLTAESSVALSPRQPDRTVAITLTGDMADYDWGIDGRRFDMNQPLDGAHEIREGERVRFTITNDTAMWHPFHLHGHTYQHEGGGPRKDTSIILPKQTLTVDFDADNPGLWVAHCHNIYHAESGMTTVIGYRQ; encoded by the coding sequence ATGAACCCGTCGCCCGCCCCACGCCCCCGCTTCCTCCTAACTCGGCGAGGGTTCCTCGGCGTCAGCATTGGCGCCGTCGCGACGGTCGCGCTGGCATCCTGCGCGCCGGCGGCGAACTGGGTGCAGCCCGACGGCGCCCAGGTCCAAGGCGCCGAGCGGCGCCGCGGCGGCACCGGGAAGGTCACCACCGCGACCCTCACCGCCGCCCCGACCGTGCTGGACCTAGCCGGGGCGACCGCGCCGACCTGGGCGTTCGGGTCTGTTCCGGCGCCCGTGATCCGTCTCGGCGCCGGAGACACTCTGAAGGCCACCGTCCGGAACCAGCTCGAGGCGGACACCTCCGTGCACTGGCACGGGCTCGCGCTGCGCAACGACATGGACGGCGTCCCGCCGGTCACCCAGCAGCCCATCAAGGCCGGGGCCAGTTTCGACTACGAGTTCATCGCGCCCGATCCCGGCACCTACTGGTTCCACCCCCACGTCGGCGTGCAGCTGGACCGTGGCCTGTACGGGGCGCTGATCGTCGAGGACCCCGCCGAGCCCGGCGGGTACGAGGACGAGTGGGTCATCATCCTCGACGACTGGCTCGACGGCGTCACCGCCACCCCCGACGACGTCCTTGACGAGCTGTCCGCCGGGATGGGCGACATGGGCGGGATGGGCGACATGTTCATGCGGATGGGCAACACCCTCATGGGCGCCACCTCCGACCTGCTCGGCGGCGACGCCGGCGACGTCTACTATCCCCTCTACCTCGTCAACGGGAAGCCCCCCGCCGACCCGACCCAGTTCACCGGGCGGGCCGGCGAGAAGGTGCGGCTGCGGATCATCAACGTCGGCAGCGACACCGCGTTCCGCCTCGCCATCGGCGGTCACACGCTCACCATCACCCATACCGACGGATTCCCCGTGGAACCGGTCGAAGTCGACAGCATCCTCATCGGCATGGGCGAACGCTACGACGCGATCATCACCCTGGATGACGGCGCGTTCCCCCTCATCGCTCAGGCCGAGGGCAAACGCGATCGCGGTTTCGCCGTCATCCGCACCGGCAGCACCGCGGCAGCACCGACGGCCGATGTGAGCATCCCGGAGCTCACTAGCAGCCGGATCGGGACCGCACGGCTACTGACGGCAGAAAGCAGCGTTGCGCTGTCCCCACGGCAGCCTGATCGGACCGTGGCGATCACTCTCACCGGAGATATGGCCGACTACGACTGGGGCATCGACGGGCGACGGTTTGACATGAATCAGCCCCTCGACGGCGCGCACGAGATCCGCGAAGGCGAACGCGTCCGGTTCACGATCACTAACGACACCGCGATGTGGCACCCATTCCATCTACACGGTCACACCTACCAGCACGAAGGCGGCGGCCCGCGGAAAGACACCTCGATCATCCTGCCCAAGCAGACCCTCACCGTCGACTTCGACGCTGACAACCCAGGCCTCTGGGTCGCCCACTGCCACAACATCTACCACGCCGAGTCCGGCATGACGACGGTCATCGGATACCGGCAGTGA